The following coding sequences are from one Plasmodium coatneyi strain Hackeri chromosome 11, complete sequence window:
- a CDS encoding Transporter protein — MDLLLAKAICIFTFLCVATFGCSIPYLIGLLGNRKNAEHENRIKGILSNLNCFGSGFIFSIVMFHLLPETIMIVTSHNHIVLFNSSDPEAKTLFIFLFVFIGFAMQLALEYVLPVDGNMCCVVNDNVKSMLEDNFAKNKHQSMKGDSMNIEMHSVTVNEHQYHHACDSEHFKKQQNIVKFLHVLTLQSFFLTISLAVHSCIEGMIVGTSDDANFVFINSFCILSHKWIAGVTVALSLNQNNISKNLKIILLIIFIFSSPLGIIIGHLIKSSGEKVTCLINAVSIGTLLFIGCEILLNEIKQKFSRKIRLAKWLSFCSSCVIAFLLILVTQHFAPHTHAKSHDQGYGHISNHHHEH; from the exons ATGGATCTGCTGCTGGCGAAGGCTATTTGCATCTTCACCTTCCTGTGCGTGGCAACGTTCGGATGCTCCATCCCATACCTGATAGGTCTCCTCGGGAACAGAAAGAATGCTGAGCATGAGAATAGAATAAAGGGCATCCTATCCAATTTGAACTGCTTTGGTTCGgggttcatattttccatcGTGATGTTTCACCTCCTCCCCGAGACGATTATGATAGTCACTTCTCACAACCATATTGTTTTATTTAATTCTTCCGACCCAGAAGCTAAAAcgctgttcatttttttattcgtttttATTGGCTTTGCTATGCAACTGGCATTGGAATATGTTCTTCCTGTGGATGGGAACATGTGCTGTGTGGTGAACGACAATGTCAAGTCCATGCTGGAAGATAATTTTGCCAA AAACAAGCACCAAAGCATGAAGGGCGACTCCATGAACATCGAGATGCACAGCGTG ACGGTGAACGAACATCAGTACCACCACGCATGCGACAGCGAACATTTCAAGAAGCAACAGAACATTGTAAAGTTCCTTCACGTGCTAACACTGCAGTCGTTTTTTCTGACCATATCACTGGCGGTGCATTCGTGCATTGAAG GAATGATTGTTGGAACGTCAGACGATGCTAACTTTGTGTTTATAAACTCCTTTTGTATTTTGTCGCACAAGTGGATCGCAGGGGTGACGGTCGCCCTTTCGTTGAACCAGAACAACATA AGCAAAAACCTGAAGATCATCCTGCTaatcattttcattttttcctcgccTCTTGGGATAATCATTGGGCACCTAATAAAATCTTCGG GTGAAAAGGTCACGTGCCTGATTAACGCTGTTTCTATCGGGACCCTGCTCTTCATTGGATGCGAG ATTTTGTTAAACGAAATAAAGCAAAAGTTCAGTCGCAAGATACGATTGGCCAAATGGTTGAGCTTCTGCTCCTCCTGCGTAATTgccttccttctcattttggTGACGCAACACTTCGCCCCCCACACTCACGCGAAGAGTCACGATCAGGGTTACGGCCACATCAGTAACCACCACCACGAACATTGA
- a CDS encoding KIR protein gives MAGDTLLVGQVADMLPSEGTYALFKEPSECRRRANAPECNTELIKDVGTALKALQIKDKDLPSHIVQNWHYACTTKEGGSPYYDLCYFFYYWLGTQVKEKMTENYDFKYAMEGAYHHLKSTNCDNKCTNIYRDISDAFFKKSKELFDYNYNYKILTQGGSSNKCSLYEKLSTTLAKARDEYSWLGRICGSEDSSNSYCAKFQGGNGGWEYQEPNALAEVPCEEEDTFEDDTEDDLDEDDLDEEDDEDDVEKKEDKLTATEEQELKSSGLGKEYGYLGDSRETDCVSYNSYPLESIKEKVESVLGSNHISEDYAEKIVTAWCFAHWKKEARSSADSDWCYYFYYWLGTKVWERVMDKNEFFTTMDQIYQHLRGSNTDGKCNHMYKKIKKSDFKRMEKIFDYYKDHQLIKHELNKYGNDNHCKLAYSKYLKEALKAYEKIKSKCPEGGTTHPYCNDFNTKYKQQLYDELQQLAKCKVVDDATKPTNLVAHGPQPDVKDMGPKPPSEPELRVTEQSATLDHGRGGGGGHTTATATDDSGVVPGVTSALGVVAVPFITFLLYKVSIQL, from the exons ATGGCAGGGGATACATTATTAGTG GGACAAGTAGCTGATATGTTACCCTCAGAGGGAACATATGCCCTATTCAAGGAACCCAGTGAGTGCCGCAGGAGAGCCAATGCCCCGGAGTGTAACACAGAATTAATAAAGGATGTGGGGACTGCATTAAAGGCACTCCAAATTAAGGATAAAGACTTGCCCAGTCACATTGTGCAGAACTGGCATTATGCATGTACAACCAAGGAGGGTGGCTCCCCGTACTATGAtctctgttattttttttactattggtTGGGTACtcaagtgaaggaaaaaatgaccgAGAATTATGATTTTAAGTATGCCATGGAAGGGGCTTACCACCATCTGAAGAGTACTAATTGTGATAATAAAtgcactaatatatatagggaTATTAGCGATGCCTTCTTCAAGAAGAGTAAAGAACTGTTcgattacaattataattataaaatcCTAACACAGGGAGGAAGTAGTAATAAATGTTCCTTGTATGAGAAATTAAGCACGACATTAGCGAAAGCGAGGGATGAATATTCGTGGTTAGGGCGTATATGTGGTAGTGAGGATAGTTCTAATTCATATTGTGCAAAATTTCAGGGAGGAAATGGGGGGTGGGAATATCAGGAGCCGAACGCATTAGCAGAAGTACcatgtgaagaagaagacacCTTCGAAGACGACACCGAAGATGATCTGGACGAAGACGACCTCGACGAGGAAGACGACGAAGATGACgtcgaaaaaaaggaggacaaaCTAACAGCGACGGAGGAACAGGAATTGAAgagttcaggtttagggaaggagtATGGATATTTAGGTGATAGTAGGGAGACCGACTGTGTTTCTTACAATAGTTACCCTCTAGAAagtataaaagaaaaagtagagAGTGTGTTGGGGAGTAATCACATTAGTGAGGActatgcagaaaaaatagtGACTGCCTGGTGTTTCGCACATTGGAAAAAGGAGGCTAGGAGTTCTGCTGACAGTGATTGGTGCTACTATTTTTACTACTGGTTAGGAACAAAAGTGTGGGAAAGGGTGATGGACAAAAATGAGTTCTTTACGACTATGGACCAAATATACCAACACCTACGGGGCTCTAATACTGATGGTAAGTGCAatcatatgtataaaaaaataaagaaatcgGACTTCaaacgaatggaaaaaatatttgattaCTACAAGGACCATCAGCTTATAAAGCATGAACTGAATAAGTATGGGAACGACAACCATTGCAAATTAGCATACTCCAAATACTTAAAAGAAGCTCTTAAAgcttatgaaaaaataaaatctaAATGCCCAGAGGGTGGTACTACACATCCTTATTGTAACGACTTCAAcacaaaatataaacaacagTTGTATGATGAACTGCAACAATTGGCCAAATGTAAAGTTGTGGACGATGCCACAAAGCCTACTAATCTTGTAGCACATGGACCGCAACCCGATGTAAAGGATATGGGGCCCAAACCCCCTTCAGAACCTGAATTAAGGGTCACGGAACAATCTGCTACATTAGATCATGGAAgagggggtggtggtggtcaCACCACTGCTACTGCTACTGATGATAGTGGCGTTGTACCTGGTGTCACTTCTGCATTAGGAGTAGTAGCAGTTCCATTCATcacattccttttatataaagtaagtatacaattataa
- a CDS encoding KIR protein, with product MASVPDGPSSNLVSKQIYDGFQTGKECPAETARPGEFSQVKIGVEGLLGGRTNIPKADANKIVKNYCDACGGINRTERGHYYEPCYLFYYWLGDKIRGNLLENHSLKTVMDAIYQQLEKFPCTNNCTKIYRATSDTLFGGSKKMFEFGYNYEAFKKWKKSEPNACWKEYETHWKEAKTAYESMNTHCESDATCKAFKSKYDTYFKNGEKPTLPCAAMSKEVVASEDQSDGDDEDEDDDDEGDDHLDFLNEDDEEEGNPSLDQLPSRAMYYKRFYGGLNLCNVRDSWPGVVKVKLDEHQDVRSYTEKIVEGLCYVDKMKETGTPPNYNKEYCDFFYFWVGNMLLNKFEDRESFRKAMKAVKDAMQSSYTNHNCSFRFPTRSRKYFKHSKYLFDYYKDKDVINSSVDSGEKNCDKVYYRYLQKAISAYKYMDKKCPGKKKNYWCDEFKIMYEKCKGGQNGGLECKVTSEPEQSCKDWSKLEAGAPFPDEIYPGSNSTITVVASSALAVLGTAFITLFLYKVNAVTVEI from the exons atggcgtcAGTACCA GACGGTCCTTCGAGTAATTTGGTCTCAAAGCAGATATATGATGGATTCCAAACAGGCAAAGAATGTCCCGCAGAGACAGCGCGGCCGGGGGAATTCAGTCAAGTGAAAATAGGAGTGGAGGGACTGTTGGGAGGACGCACGAACATTCCGAAGGCTGATGCCaataaaattgtgaagaaCTATTGTGACGCATGTGGGGGGATAAACAGAACAGAGAGAGGCCACTACTATGAACCGTGCTATttgttctattattggttaggtgataaaataagGGGAAATTTGCTCGAGAATCATTCACTTAAGACGGTAATGGATGCAATTTATCAACAACTGGAGAAATTTCCGTGCACTAATAATTGCACTAAAATATACCGTGCTACCAGTGATACCCTCTTTGgcggaagtaaaaaaatgtttgagTTCGGTTATAACTATGAAGCATTcaagaagtggaagaaaagtgAACCAAACGCCTGTTGGAAAGAATATGAAACACACTGGAAGGAAGCTAAAACAGCATATGAAAGTATGAATACTCACTGTGAAAGTGACGCAACTTGTAAGGCATTTAAGAGTAAATATGACACATATTTTAAGAATGGAGAAAAACCAACATTACCATGTGCAGCAATGTCTAAAGAAGTAGTCGCATCAGAAGACCAATCTGACGGAGACGACGAAGACgaggacgatgatgatgagggGGACGACCACCTCGACTTCCTCAACGAAGACGACGAGGAG gaggGGAATCCATCTTTGGATCAATTACCCTCAAGAGCAATGTACTATAAAAGATTCTATGGAGGGTTGAATCTATGTAATGTGAGGGATTCATGGCCCGGAGTGGTGAAAGTTAAATTAGACGAACATCAGGATGTTAGGAGctatacagaaaaaattgttgagGGATTGTGTTATGTggataaaatgaaggagacGGGCACCCCCCCGAACTACAATAAAGAGTATTGCgactttttctatttttgggTGGGAAATATGTTATTGAACAAATTTGAGGATAGGGAATCATTCCGTAAAGCGATGAAGGCAGTTAAAGATGCTATGCAAAGTAGCTACACTAACCATAATTGCTCCTTCCGGTTCCCAACAAGGAGTAGGAAATATTTCAAACACTCGAAATATTTGTTTGATTATTACAAGGACAAAGATGTTATAAATAGCAGTGTGGACAGTGGGGAGAAGAATTGTGATAAGGTGTATTATAGGTACTTACAGAAAGCTATTTCTGCttataaatatatggacAAAAAGTGTccggggaaaaagaagaattattGGTGTgatgaatttaaaataatgtatgaaaaatgtaagggTGGACAGAACGGGGGTCTAGAGTGTAAAGTGACAAGTGAACCGGAACAATCATGTAAAGACTGGTCCAAACTTGAAGCAGGAGCACCCTTCCCTGACGAAATTTACCCCGGAAGTAACAGCACTATTACTGTTGTTGCCTCTTCTGCACTCGCCGTGCTGGGAACAGCATTCATAACTCTCTTCCTTTACAAGGTAAATGCAGTTACAGTAGAAATATGA
- a CDS encoding Citrate synthase-like codes for MRSLKRALSTIRGSEFRPLNNPVYLIRRHSYHPHKNGDRAESTCGRPEPCVMLESEIFLEFKGHFYRGMNVRDLCKRATFDEVIFLFLRKRWPNGNEVKRKNCYVQNELDRFCERNVQEMGRLLQTSDPLELIRIALLKFSHQAETETETKTERSDDPLFNYLKILAASVKLLLRWGHSQLGSPPVKDYVDFSSFLIDAYPMGGREVDFHNRVKEDGAGNLNASRQMNEPKGETLTPHPWREEKIKLLNAFLLCMCEQGINENTFFVRMLSSVQRHNYFSLCVSASTFYIDAFRNADLCHSLEGFLRFVVPSVGSAKRADHSQPCKHREPEGGQLPQGDHLDDAIASPPNVDFFFHKGNSYKEKNALLKAHLTEYCNNTSEKNLHYLKQFEQVEEFFLKNQNKHASCYYYPLLIFHLLSLPLPLLPSVFFIMRLLSFTAHRQEQIENNKLVKYAGVYVGVPPRGNHMQTSHRGATSLQ; via the exons ATGCGTAGTTTGAAGCGTGCCCTTTCCACCATCAGGGGCAGCGAATTCCGCCCTCTTAATAATCCGGTGTATCTGATAAGAAGACATTCTTATCATCCTCATAAGAATGGGGACCGGGCCGAGAGCACCTGCGGGCGTCCAGAACCATGCGTCATGCTGGAGTCGGAAATTTTCTTGGAGTTCAAAG GTCACTTCTACAGAGGAATGAACGTGCGGGACCTGTGCAAACGGGCTACATTCGatgaagttatttttttattcctacgTAAGCGATGGCCAAACGGGAATGAAGTGAAgcgaaaaaattgttacgTGCAAAATGAATTAGACCGTTTTTGCGAAAGGAATGTCCAAGAAATGGGAAGGCTGCTTCAGACTTCGGACCCCTTGGAGCTGATACGGATAGCCCTACTGAAGTTTTCTCACCAAGCAGAAACAGAAACAGAAACAAAAACAGAACGCAGCGAtgatcccctttttaattaccTCAAAATATTAGCTGCATCTGTGAAGTTACTCCTGCGGTGGGGTCATTCCCAGTTGGGTTCTCCACCCGTGAAGGACTACGTAgatttctcttccttcctcattgATGCGTACCCCATGGGGGGGAGAGAAGTAGACTTCCACAACAGAGTAAAAGAAGACGGTGCAGGAAATCTGAACGCTTCACGCCAGATGAATGAACCCAAAGGAGAAACCCTTACTCCCCACCCgtggagggaagaaaaaataaaactgcTAAATGCCTTCCTCCTATGCATGTGTGAACAGGGGATCAATGAGAATACCTTCTTTGTTCGCATGCTCAGTAGTGTACAGCGCCACAATTATTTCAGTTTATGTGTCTCTGCTAGTACATTCTACATCGATGCATTCAGGAACGCTGATCTGTGCCACTCGTTGGAGGGATTCCTCAGGTTTGTGGTCCCTTCGGTAGGAAGCGCTAAGCGGGCAGACCATAGCCAGCCTTGTAAACACCGTGAACCAGAAGGGGGGCAACTTCCCCAGGGAGACCACTTGGACGACGCGATCGCCTCACCCCCCAACGtggatttcttctttcacaAGGGAAACTCCTACAAGGAAAAGAACGCTCTCCTTAAAGCACACCTGACCGAATACTGCAACAACACATCTGAGAAGAATCTCCACTACCTAAAGCAATTCGAGCAAGTGGAagaattctttttaaagaaccAAAACAAACACGCCTCCTGCTACTACTACCCCCTCTTGATATTTCACCTTTTAAGTCTACCTCTTCCTTTACTACCGtctgtttttttcataatgaGACTACTCTCCTTTACTGCTCACCGACAGGAACAGATTGAAAACAACAAGCTGGTGAAGTATGCGGGGGTTTACGTGGGGGTGCCACCCAGAGGGAACCACATGCAGACATCACATCGTGGTGCCACATCGCTACAATGA
- a CDS encoding KIR protein codes for MDLCLDDLPSGKVYKELRENADSNSCRCTGAIRSELQHFTSMDKYKDRFVRACCYALTMGNTEELSYKKHCGFLYYWIGDIIRKELTEIEHFTFYNAITLVHGALRKLNFKDACTYVYPTISKDIFSNMRIIYDYSQDYKDIETYIERSVNTCLRTYKKYVEGAAGACTAMNGACAARNTLGKEYCTLFQQVCRNNNNSGSGKIPTPSALLAQLEQKLLEQQQQQQNQLQGAGETSGHKAGAEGPDKPKEAVGKYIQRKKRRSKRACQKSEGSNYNLAVTFILLAPRTMFLVKLVLVHKSQQRQRNLKKMKLFPPVVMVSSLVSLLLVDLPQ; via the exons ATG GACCTATGTTTGGATGATTTACCTTCTGGGAAGGTATATAAGGAATTGAGGGAGAATGCAGATAGTAATTCTTGCAGATGTACTGGAGCAATAAGAAGTGAACTGCAGCATTTTACTTCTATGGACAAATATAAGGACAGATTTGTAAGGGCTTGTTGTTACGCGCTAACAATGGGAAATACAGAGGAACTGTCCTATAAAAAACACTGTggttttttatattattggataggtgATATAATTAGGAAGGAACTTACAGAAATCGAACATTTTACCTTCTATAATGCCATAACGCTAGTACATGGTGCACTAAGGAAACTCAATTTTAAGGATGcgtgtacgtatgtatatccCACAATTAGTAAAGACATATTCAGCAATATGCGAATAATATATGATTATTCCCAAGACTATAAAGATATAGAGacatatatagaaagaaGTGTAAACACATGTCTCCGAacgtataaaaaatatgtggaaGGTGCTGCAGGGGCCTGCACTGCAATGAACGGAGCATGCGCTGCAAGAAACACACTAGGGAAGGAGTATTGTACCCTATTCCAACAAGTATGcaggaataataataattctgGTAGTGGAAAAATTCCAACACCATCAGCTCTACTAGCTCAACTGGAACAGAAACTGctggaacaacaacaacagcagcagaaTCAGCTCCAGGGAGCAGGAGAAACCTCAG GTCATAAAGCTGGTGCTGAAGGTCCAGATAAGCCAAAGGAAGCAGTAGGTAAGTATatccaaaggaaaaaaagaagaagcaaaagagCATGTcagaaaagtgaaggaagcaaCTACAACCTTGCA GTCACCTTCATACTGCTAGCACCCAGAACCATGTTCCTGGTAAAGCTGGTTCTGGTTCACAAGTCCCAACAGAGACAAAGAAACTTGAAGAAGATGAAGTTATTCCCACCAGTGGTAATGGTATCGTCCCTGGTGTCTCTGCTGCTGGTGGACTTGCCGCAATAG
- a CDS encoding Cardiolipin synthetase — MSSCGCYILAEVGGGLLGTKAVGGKTVVGSTVGSTSPQLDVLLNAQHDLKGTVYKKIRKKVDPQVKGGTENDDTEAGGKKKQEQIDIEKLVEDNVEQLNLNKKEKEIIKKKWKYILKKNKEKYGKVSDGNKIKIYNDGHTAFRDILRSIEKSKKRIWFESYIFDDSELAKEVVDSLCNAAKRGCDVILLIDYIGSLKIKNKWVNKLKENNVQVLFFNSFLSSFLNMLPIFFRDHRKIIIVDNAAYCGSMNVSDSVVPSGLGWHSDGMGHMDEVEEEADVENTADGGVSTSGGIMPNRCEDQLPSEGHPEENEKKNKSKLLQYYDLHIKVKGPAVKDLADVFIDSLKMAKTSITREPIEEQERYEDEEGNSCFVQVLESNVLRKIRSIQSTFEWVIKNGATKNIYITTSYFIPPGFLRRALFSSLNNGVDISFLLSGNSDVLGDVPATYHIVKKFLRRSQKGSVSSGNNNNSDQSDQPIQGKANSYLHNLRKRAESRIGDNFLKRQKKGNCDFYFFQNRHCHAKNLMVDNLWCAVGSYNWDRFSSRRNLEVMVSIFDKKICEQFVKEHKSKIKNESEQVTLAQVANRNVFQGFFSYCAYHMAKLSGKNILDGLSKDSKKTILRKAIVNKYLSDNCVENISLNMMWGA, encoded by the coding sequence ATGAGTTCTTGCGGCTGCTACATTTTGGCGGAAGTGGGGGGCGGTCTGCTGGGAACAAAAGCGGTTGGTGGGAAAACTGTTGTGGGGTCGACAGTTGGAAGTACATCCCCCCAGCTGGACGTCCTACTGAATGCGCAGCACGATTTGAAGGGAACTGTGTATAAAAAGATCAGGAAGAAAGTCGACCCGCAGGTCAAGGGCGGAACAGAAAACGACGATACAGAggcagggggaaaaaaaaaacaggaacaaATTGATATAGAAAAGCTAGTGGAAGATAACGTAGAACAGCTAAACctaaacaaaaaggaaaaggaaataatcaaaaaaaagtggaaatacattttaaaaaaaaacaaagaaaaatatggaaaagtgTCTGAtgggaataaaataaaaatatacaacgaTGGACATACAGCTTTTAGAGACATACTTCGATCTATAGAGAAGAGCAAAAAGAGGATTTGGTTTGAGTCCTACATTTTCGACGACTCTGAGTTAGCCAAGGAGGTGGTGGACAGTTTATGTAATGCGGCGAAGAGAGGATGCGACGTCATTCTTTTGATTGATTATATTGGAAGTTTGAAAATTAAGAATAAATGGGtgaacaaattgaaggagaATAATGTGCaggttcttttctttaattcctttttgaGTTCCTTCCTGAATAtgttgcccattttttttcgggACCATCGAAAGATCATTATAGTGGACAACGCAGCGTACTGCGGGTCGATGAATGTTTCCGATAGTGTTGTCCCGAGCGGCTTGGGCTGGCATAGCGACGGGATGGGCCACATGGACgaggtggaggaagaagcggACGTAGAGAACACAGCGGATGGAGGAGTGTCCACCTCCGGGGGAATCATGCCGAACCGGTGCGAGGACCAACTCCCAAGTGAGGGGCATCCCGAagagaacgaaaaaaaaaacaaaagcaaaCTCCTGCAGTACTACGATTTACACATAAAAGTGAAAGGACCCGCAGTGAAAGATCTGGCAGATGTTTTTATCGACTCACTTAAGATGGCAAAAACGTCCATCACGAGGGAACCAATAGAGGAACAGGAAAGATATGAGGACGAAGAGGGGAACTCCTGCTTCGTGCAAGTGCTGGAGTCAAATGTACTGAGAAAAATTCGATCCATTCAGTCCACCTTTGAGTGGGTTATTAAAAACGGAGCGACGAAAAATATCTACATAACGACTAGCTATTTTATTCCTCCTGGTTTTCTGAGGAGagctttgttttcttccctgaACAACGGGGTAGACATTTCGTTCCTCCTTTCTGGGAACTCGGATGTGTTGGGCGACGTTCCCGCTACGTATCACATCGTGAAGAAGTTTCTGAGGAGGTCCCAAAAGGGCAGCGTAAGTAGcggcaacaacaacaatagtGACCAGAGCGATCAACCCATACAGGGAAAAGCAAACTCCTACCTGCACAACCTGCGGAAGCGAGCCGAGTCCAGAATAGGAGACAACTTCCTGAagagacaaaaaaagggaaactgcgacttttatttctttcagAACAGACACTGTCATGCAAAGAACCTCATGGTGGACAATCTGTGGTGTGCCGTGGGTTCATACAACTGGGATCGATTTTCCTCGAGACGTAACTTAGAAGTAATGGTTTCCATctttgacaaaaaaatatgtgaacagTTTGTGAAGGAGCATAagagtaaaataaaaaacgaatcAGAACAAGTGACCCTCGCGCAGGTGGCCAATCGCAACGTGTTTCAGGGATTCTTCAGCTACTGCGCCTATCATATGGCTAAATTGTCCGGAAAAAACATTTTGGACGGTCTATCCAAGGACAGCAAGAAGACTATTCTGCGGAAAGCCATTGTGAATAAATACCTATCGGACAACTGCGTGGAAAATATCTCCCTCAACATGATGTGGGGCGCGTAG